A window of Ruminiclostridium herbifermentans genomic DNA:
TCACGTCCATCCTCCTTCCCGGCAATCTCAGTCGGAGAGCTTCCAATATTTTTCCGACATGCCGGTAATGCTTACCTTCATAGGAATCATAATCTTAACTGGAGGTGCAAAGGATGGTGTAAAAATAGTAAATGGATGGTTGTATGTCATCGTGATCGTGAAGGTATCCCTTAACTGTATTTTCTGACCGTCATGGTAATTCACATCCTCGACGGTCATCTCCGGTGAGAGGCCGGTCTGCTGCTTAAGCCGGTAGAAAACGCCATAGGCTTTATCTGATACCTGGCCCTCCAGTTCAACTACCCGTACAACGCGCCGGCATATATGGTTCAAGTTCAGGTATGTAGTGAAGATACTCAAAAAGCTCAACACCGTAACCATGAGTGTAATCACTACTAGTGTTTTAATCATCAGGTCAAAATAGCTGCTGCCTTTTCTGTCATGAAAAAGTTTTTGAAAAAGCAAAAGGGGAGAATTTCTCTCCCCCGTGCTTTGGTGCCTGCTGTTCATATGCGTTGCACCTCCCGCATCTGCAGGTTTACCTTTAATATTTTCATCAGTTCAGTAAACCGGTGATTTTGCTGACGATACTGTTCCAGATCTGTGTTATGGAACCTTGATACAGTGTCATAAACACCGCACCTACTACTACGACAATCAAGACCACAATAAGCCAACCGGTCATCTGGTCGCCGGACTTATTTGCCAATATGTTTTTGCCCTTTAAAGTTGCTATTCTCATTTTGTTTTTCAAAGCAGTCATCATAATTAATCCCTCCATTATTCTAAACTTAGTTTTAATTTAGGGGGGAGCAGAGCTCCCCGAATGTCATGAGCCTTGGCCGCGAGTCCATTAGTTCAAAAGGCTGGTAATCTTGGTGACAATGCTGTTCCAGATTGTAGATATTGAATCTTTATACAAAGTCAGGAAGATTGCACCAACCACCACAACGATCAGGACTACGATGAGCCAGCCGGTCATCTGGTCGCCGGATTTGTTTGCCAAAACATTCCTGCATTTAAGTCCTGCATTTCGTATTTTGTTTTTCACTGTTAAAAACATAGTAAATACCTCCGTTAATTTTGATTAGATTTTGATTAAGAGAAAAAAGGGAAGCCATACTGGATATGCTCCCCCTGTACTGCTGCCTTTTAGCTGCGATTAACTTAAAAGGCCGGTGATTTTGTCTACAATGCTGTTCCAGATAGTGGTGATAGAGCCCTGGTACAACGTCATAAACACTGCGCCTACTACCACAACAACCAGCACAACAATAAGCCAGCCGGTCATCTGGTCACCAGACTTGTTTGCCAGAACATTTCTGGCATTCGATATAGCACTTGCAATGCGTTTCCTCACAGGATTTGCCCTCCTTTCTTGCGTAATAGAGTTTGCAGTTGTAGTGTTTCTCACGGGTAATACCTCCTGAAATTGTATTTTGAAAAGGGTGATTCCCTTTTTCACATTATAAAAGGCCCCCCATTGATCTAATCATGTGGGAGCCTATAACATAGAGCAGGCAGGCAAGCGTCACCGCCACAAGGGGTATGGATGCAATCTTGACCCTTCGCGGCAGCTTATTAAGTTTTTTCCTGAGTGCTTCTCTGGCTTTAATGTCCATATCTCTTGCAAGGTATGCCAGAGCTTCTTCCTGATGCTCGCCCCGGTACAGTCCTATGAGGGCATTCACTAAAAAAGATACTTCTGTCATTCCAATGCGTTCATTGAAATTCCGGAGTGCTGTTTCAATATCCTTTGCTTTCATCTCCATGACTAAAACAGAGATGTCATAGTGGAATACATCACTGGCTACCTTCAGGTAATCTTCGAATATCTGGATCAAATCTACCTGTACAACTGCCCTTTTACTATCATCCTTAATGTCATCTAGCTTATACAGGATGGAACGGATAAAACCCGGAAGCTCTATTTCGATCCGGTTTTTCTTTTCCTTCATCTTGTCTTTAAGGTCTGTCATGAAGTGGAAGTACACCACTACCGCAAAGATTAGAACTATAGGAGCAAGGTTGGACGCTCCAATGGAAAAAAGGAGCAAGGCAAGGGGTAATGTAAAAAGAGCACATAAAATAGCTCTTGCGTAATATTCTTTCGGAGTCAGTTCAAGCCCTCCGCGCCTCAGTGTAGATGCCATTCTTGCTTCCTTTACCGGGTCAATCGGGATGAACCTTGCAAATGGCTTTGCTAAAGGCATAATTATCCGGTTTACTAGCTGCTGGCTTGATTTTTCCTTTTCAGCCTGCAAGATTTTGATGTTCTTTTTCATACTCAGCTTCGGGATTTTAAGAAGCTGCCTGCATATTAAAAAGCCTGCCGAAGTCAGCAGGACAAATATAATAAACTGATAAAACAAAGGAAAACCTCCTTATCTGTTTGACGGTTTAGTAGCTTTCATCACATAAAAGGCTGTAGCGAGAGCCGTTAAGAGCATTAGAATTATTAGGAATTTACCGATAGAAGTCCTTGTGAGTAGTGAAAACCATTCGGCATTGGAAAAGCGCATCATAGGGATCACAGAAAACATGAGTCCTGCCGTCATAAGATAGTCACGCCATACTTTTACCATCATACTGTCGCTTTCAATCTGCATGGATTTTGCATCGTTCATGGCCTTAATAATGGGAAACAAAGCAAATTTCAGTCTTCGGTCATGATGGCAAAGGATGAGGGTTTTTACCCACTCGTTAAAGTACCGGTTTTTAACTTTGGCTGCCAAACGGTAAAGTCCATGCTCCACATTGGGATTGATGAACCGGATTTCCGACACAAACTCATCAAAAGGTGTAGGAATTCTTAAATGTGTTGGAATATACCGATTCTTTTCCTCCACATAGGTTTCCACTGCCTTAATAATGTCATTATTTCCGGCATAAGCATTGGTGATGATTGACATGGTGTTTTCCAGCCCTTCGATTTCTTCCCTTGCTGCTCCAGAGCTTCTCACTGTCAGATAAAAATACGGGGCAGGGAACATACAGGCCGCCATTACCGCCGCCAGGCTGGTATTACCAAATAATAGGGTTCCTGCAGCAAAGCCACCTGCTACTGATATAAGGATCATAATGACAAATTTTCTCGTAGTGCACCGAGTCTGACGAAACAGGGTTTCAAAACGTATTGAGATTCTCTCCGTTACTTTAAGCTTTGCCCCCACCAGATCCATACGACGTTTTTTCAGCAGATTCTGCTCTTTAGTAAACGGGTTCAAATTAAGCAAGAGAAACAGGGAAAGGCTGATGAGTGTGAAAACAAGGACATAAGATAGATAAATCAGATTCATCATGCTCCCCCTTTCGTAAAGCGAAGAAGCTCTTCTTGAGGGACACCGCCTATCAGCAGTTTTTCTGCAAGTTCCGGCGAAATGCAACCTAAACGCTTATGGGTGCCCACAGCCTTAATAATCTTACCGTCTTTATCCCGTTCATAATGGTCAATAACATATTTATATAAGGTACTTCCTGTTACCTCACCATTCTCTACCCCTGTAGCCTCAAAGATTTCCATATATTTGCGGGATTTGTCCGGAAGCTGCATTTTGAAAAGCATAATGGGAAAAGCTTCAACAATGTTTTTCAGAAGTCTTTCTTCTGATAAGGATGTTCCTGCCTCAAGGCACATGGTAAGGATTCTGTCATATGCCGTCCGTGCACTGTTGGCATGGAGGGTACTGACAATGGTGTGCCCTGTCCGTCCGGCTTCCTGCACGGTCAATGCTTCTTTTCCACGCATCTCTGCAGGTACAAGGATTTCAGGATGCAGCCTTAGTGATAGTTTCAATAAATCCAGCATGGAAATAGGATTAGGTTCTTCCTTGGTTAAAAGATGTATGACATCATTTATCATTACACCGTTTTCATCAAACTTTGCCAGTGACAGTTCACGGGTGTCCTCTATTGTGACAATGCGTTTATCCGGAGGTACGCAGCTTAGTATGTATCCCATATCAGCGGTTTTCCCGCTGCCGGTTGCTCCAGCTATTGCAACTGATACGCCGTTATTAACACATAGGGTCAGAAAGTCCAGTTCCTCTGCTGTGGCCGTATCCCACTCAATCAGATTTTCCCTTGTAATGAAAGAGGGCTTTTGTTTCCTGATGGAGGCAATAGCACCCGCATCCGGGTCAACGCAGGGCGAAATAGCGCCCGACATTCGAACACCTCGTGCAATGAAACTGTCTCCAATAGGTTTTGAGCCATCGAGAATGACATTCCCAAATCGGCTCATCTTTCTTACAATATTGGAGCAGGCTTCGGGTGTACCAAAGGTTTCATTGAGCCGCACCTTTCTATCCTTATACAGTACCCAAATGCCGCCATAACCGTTGACGTTTATTTCCTCCGTGTCAGTATCCTGAAGATATGGTGATAACAGTCCCATACCCGCCATGTCATAATATATCGCGTCTACCAATTCAGAAATGTTGCCTTTATCCTTTGCAACCAGCTGCTCACTGTTTAAATAGCGCATGATTAGGTCTTTAAGCTTTTCCTCGGCTTCCTCCGAGTACAACACCTGGGCAAGCTCCGATGAATGATTCTTCGCTATTATACGCTGCAGTTTATCAAGAATTTCGCTGTAATCTTGGGCCTGCATACTCTCACCACTGTCAGAACGCAGTTTGTTAGCCCGGTAAATCAGGTCATTTACTGAAAACCCTTGGTTCACCTCTTTTCACCTCCACAAATCGAGGATGCGATTTTCTCCAGTACCTTGCTATAACGTTTGCAGAACCGATCATGATAGGAATACAGCGGTGTCCCGGCATTCTCAAGTTCTCCTGCCCGTTTGATATATGGCAGCTCATAGGCAAAAGGCACTTTCATCATACTTCGATAGGGTTTATCATCAAATTCACCATTAGGAGACACAAGAATATGAGTCTGCTTGTCTGCAATATGCAGCTCCCGGGTAAAATCGGAAACACTCCTGTACCACATTTGGGCAGCTATTGAGGGCTTATGCAGGGTAAATATTCTTTCAGCCAGCCAGAGGCCTACTCCGGATATCGGGTTGGTCAACTCAGGGGCACCATCCACGATGAGAATATCAAATACCATCGTTGCGGCTTTCATCATGCGTTCAGTTTCCTGAAGGGTTACGGTATCACAGAGAAGCCCGGTATAGCAGGTAGGCACTGATAGAAAAAACAGGTTTTTACTCCCCTCGTAATGGCTAAACTTATCTCCAATGTTTGGGTTATCATCTTTCAATGCTTTAAAAAGGCCTTTCTCAGGAGGAACATTCTGGCCGAAAAAGACTTGCAGATCTCCATATGTCAAATTTGAGGAAATGAGTCCTACCAGCATATCACGTTTAGAAAGTGCACAGGCCAGGTTTACTGCGAAAGTTGTTTTACCGCAATTATTACCTCCCCAAACAGTATAGGTTTTACCGCTCATGGCCAACACCCCGTTTCTCAAGGATCATGTGCAGTTTCCCTGTATATTCGGCCTCGATAAGTCTTTCAGCCTGCGCTTCTGTAACAATTAGTGTTATAGCCTTTGGAACCGGATCTCCGGTAGATGACTGACTCTCAGATTGCTGCTTTCGTACCTCTGCAGTATCCTGTGTGCGGGCGTTTTCCACGCTGTAAACCTCCAGTCCTTTCAGCTCGGGATAGAGGATAACCTGTGGGGAAGAATCCTCACCGTCGGAGGCCTGCTCCAAAAATACGGCTACCGTTACTATATCGCCGCTTTGCAGATGAGAGGAAAGTCCAGCTGCAACGCTTGGTACGCTTACAGTTACCAGCCTCTGATTATTTTTTGCAATACGATCAAATAGCTCATTTACCAGGAATACGCCGAGTTTTTGTGAAAAGAAATAATCTCCTTTTGCAATATCAGTTAGTGTAATCTTTCCTAAGATTGAGTCTTTATCGTTGATAATACCTTCCGGCAGACCATATTCTCCTACTTCTACAGTAGCCAGGTGTTTATCGGTAATCTCTGTTCCGGCCTTGATATCTCCTGCTGCCCGCAGTACCATGACCGTTACGCTTTTATCTTCATAAAAACGCGGTAAAAGCACAAAGGAAATTACCGCTGCAATGGTAATGCAGATGATACTTAAAAATATACGGTTTTTCAGTAGTTTCAAATTGCTCCGTTCCTCCTTTCATTAGTTTTTTAGGGTAATATATTATTTTACCTGCCGAAAAAGAGAGTAGGTTGCTGTTTCTGCTTCCTGTTTTTTCCCATCCGGCTTTTCATCATCGATATTTTTATTCATTTTTGCGTTGCTATGGATGCACCAAATCAGGGTACGGAATACCCTGGGCTTTTTCTTTTTCGTTTGTTTCATAAAGGCTCCTTCCTGTATGTATTTGATATATTACCTGCCGAAAGACATAGATATTTCTTTTTCGGCTGGTAATTTATTGGGGGAGGGGTGTGGGGAGGGGGAAGCTGCAAAGCAAACGCCAAACCGGCTTTTATCAAAAAGGCACACTACCCCCTTGGTGTAAAATGTTTGGTACTTAATCATCAAATATATCGCACTTATCCTTGCTGCACTTATTACAGGACTCATCAAAATACTTACAGTTCCTGCAATCCCGTTCTTTCATCGTTTTGATGACTCTTCGGTTATATCCCGGTTTTTGCTGCATCATGCGCTCATATTCCCGTAACTGCCCTTCTGTAAAGAACATAAAAGTCCCTCCTTTCAAAAAGGGCATAAAAAAACGGCCTCCCTTGTTTGCATAATGGCCGCGTCCTATTTTTATCTTTCCTGTTCCCTTTGCCTTTTTTTGTACCAGCTCTCAAGTAATTGGACAATCAAATCTTCCTTTTGCTTTTCGGTAAAGTTTTTAGGGAAAAATCGGTCTATACGCTCACGCTGAATGTGGAACTTTTCTTTTTGGTTAGGCTTTTCCTCAGTAAGGATGGAAAATATGACATCAATATTCAGTCTGCCGTCCTGGCTTAGTCTCTTCATTCTCTGCGCTTGTGAGAGTGATGGAGTACAGTCCTCTGATTGCATGGTCTTATATAGGTCTTGCTGTTCATTTTCGGACAGGTAAGAGATTTTATAAAGTTATAATTAATAATGTACAAATAATATTAAATAAAAATGTACAAATGGTATGATTACAGGGTACAAAAGGAGGTACCCTAATGATTATCAAAAGTAGTATCATAACAGATTTAAATATTCAAACTGTCAAGGATCTTTATAAGTTAAAACCATTTATGGAGGATACAACATTGAAAGTTAATAAAAGCCAGATCGCAAGGGAACTTGATGTCGATAGGCGTACAGTTGATAAATACATTAATGGCTTTCATAAGGCCAAATCCAGAGAATGCGTGAATTGTATCACTGCTTACTATGACATTATTGCAGAGCTTCTATCTGATAACAGCCAGCAGATATTTTATTACAGAAGAGTTTTATGGCAATACCTAGTAGACAATCATTCTTATGAAGGGTCTTATGTGAATTTCTGCTACTATCTAAGAAAATATCCTGAACTAGACTCATATTTCAAAAAAAGCAGACCTTCAAACGCAAATAACGTAACCATACGTTATGAAACAGGAATGGGTCAACAAGCACAACTAGACTGGAAAGAGTCTATACGATTTACTCTTTCAACAGGTGAAATAATAGAAGTAAACATATTTGTATTATTGCTGTCATATTCACGTTTTAGAGTGTACAGGGTATCTCTATCAAAAACACAGGATATATTATTTTCATTCCTTGATGATGCGTTTAACACGTTTGGAGGTGTTCCAAGTGTGATTGTCACCGATAATATGAAAACAGTTATGGATGAGCCAAGAACAGAGTATACAGAAGGGAAAATAAATATAAAATTTAAGCAGTTTGCGGATGATTATGGTTTTAAGGTGCACCCTTGTATTGCAGGAAGACCAAGAACAAAAGCCAAAGTAGAAGCACCAATGAAACTACTTGATGAGATAAGAGCCTACAATGGAAAACTTGATTACAAGGAACTTAATGAGTTGGTCACACGAATAAATAACAGAGTAAACATGCAGGTAAATCAAGGTACAGGTCGTATTCCATTAATGTATTTCAACAAGGAAAAAGCTTTCTTAGGAAGCTTACCAGCCTATACCATAAGAAAGCCTTATCAAATAACTCCACATAAAGTAAAAGTTAATTCATCCAGCATGTTCAACCATAATGGATGCCAGTATTCTGTACCACCAGAATACGTTGGAAAAACTCTTACTTTACAAGTGTATGATGGTTACATACATGTTTATTATAACATAGAATTAATAACTATCCATACCCTTAGTAAAAAGAAACTTAATTACCTTAATGAACACTATACTGCTATAGCAAGAAAATCGCATGCATTTAAGGAAGAAAATATAAATGAGCGGGCAAAAGAAAACTTACAGGTTATAGGAGAAGTATACAGTTATGAATAACAGTACATACAAACAGTTATGCAGGAATATGGAGATTCTTGGCCTTGGGCAAATGGTAATTCATCTTGATGAAATATCTAATTTTGTGACATCCAACAATCTTTCGTTTACAGAAGGACTACTGAGACTTAGTAATTACGAAGTTGATTTTAAGGAGGCCAAAGCATCTAGATCTATGATTAAAGCAGCAGCATTTCCTTTTGTAAAGGAATTGAAAGATTATGATTTCAATTTTCAGCCGTCAGTAAATCAGCAAGAAATACAAGAACTTTGCACGCTTGGTTTTCTTGAAAGAAATGAGAATATAGTATTTCTTGGTCCAAGTGGTGTTGGAAAGACTCATCTGGCAACATCAATAGGAATAGCTGCAGCAAAGAAACGTACTAGCACATATTTTATCAAATGTCATGATTTATTGCAGCAACTAAAGAAAGCAAAACTGGAAAACAGACTTGATGTAAGACTCAGACACTTCTGCCATTACAGACTACTTATCATTGATGAACTTGGCTACTTACCCATTGATAAAGAAGATTCTAATATGTTTTTTCAGCTTATAGATATGAGATATGAGAGAAAAAGTACCATTCTTACAACAAACATGAATTTCAACGAATGGGATGGTGTATTCTATGACGCAGTTGTAGCCAATGCAATACTTGACAGGGTATTGCACCATGCACATGTAATATCTATATCTGGAAAGTCATACAGATTAAAGGATCATATGAAGCAAGGAGAATAGTTGTACATAATTATTTAATACTTTTTATACATTTTTCCTTGACAGTTTATAATTTCAACCGCTGGGTTAAATGCTATTCGTTTATCGTCCACCATTTCAAGAATGGAGGGAAGCAGGTAAGTCAGTCGGATATACCGGAAGATCTGATTTTTACTTTCACCTATTTGCTCAGCCAAAACTTCACTTGATCTCTTTCTGTCTAACTTGTTCCCAATTTGGGAACAAGTTAAATCCGTCCGCTGACCCTGCCTGTTCATAGCTTCCAGCTTCATCTTATATGCAAAAGCTTTTTCGCTCGGAAGAATGTTTTCCCTTTGCAGATTGCTGTCAACCATGATAATTGTCGCCTCATCATCATCCAGATTCCGGACAATACATGGCATGGTTTCACGGCCTGCAAGCTCACTTGCCTTTTTGCGCCGGTGTCCGGCTACCATTTCATAGCCGCCGTCTGCTTTTGGCCGCACAAGACCGGGAACCAAAACGCCATATTGCTTTACGCTATCAGCCATCTCCAGCATAGCTTCATCTGCCTTTACCTTAAAAGGATGATTAGGAAAATCACTGATTTCTGACAGAGGAATATCCAGTACCTTTTCACGTTGACTATCTACGCGGCTTTCCTCCGTGGAAAACAGGTCATCTACTGATGTCAGTTTTATGCTGTCTCTTGGGTTGCTCTTTGCCAATGTCCTGCACCTCCTTTGTAAAGGCCTGATAGGCTTTAGCAGCAATACCATGTGGATCATGCATATAAATGCTTTTCCCCTCGGCACTTGTTTCAGCAGCCCGGATTGATAAGGGAATTTCCGTTTGGAATACTCGTAGCTTGTCGCCGTAGTCCCGTCGTAAAATAAAGGAAATGTCCTTTGCAAAGTTGGTACGATTATCTACCATTGTGAGTAGAACACCGTCGATGGTCAGTTTAGGATTGATTTGCCGCCTTACCCTGGCAATAGTCTGCAGTAACTGTGTCATTCCTTTGGCTGGCAGGTAATGAGCCTGTACCGGAATAATCACGCTGTCTGCAGCGGCAAGAGCATTGATTGTCAACATACCCAAACTCGGCATACAATCAATCAGCACATAATCATATTTGTCTTTTACCGTATTGATATATGTACGCAGTACCGTTTCACGACTCATGGTGTTAACCAGTGAAACCTCAATGGCAGACAGTTCTATATTGCCCGGCATAAGATCCACACCTTCCGCATGATGAAGGATGCCTTCATCTGCGTTGTACGGTTCCTCCATCATGATTTTAGTAAGGATAGTGGCCAATGAAACGGGCAGATTGTCTGGTTCCTGGTAACCCAGTGAATCCGTCAGATTACCCTGCGCGTCAGCGTCTACCAGGAGCACCTTCTTACCTTGTGCAGCAAGACCGATGCCAAGATTAACTGTTGTGGTCGTTTTGCCTGTGCCACCCTTCTGATTAGCAAGGGCGATTACTTTTGACACTTAAAACTCCTCCTTTCACGCAAAAAGCCGCTTGCTTTATTTGAAATAAAACAAACGGCATATATATGAAAAAAAGAATACAGACAAAAGCTGCATCCTCTTTTCATTACATTAAATGATAGAGTTATTCATAATAAAAATATAAGCATCATTTTTTAAGCAAACTATTATCCTCTGGGTAGCACGTAAAAATAAATTTTTTTAACAGCTCCTTTTCCTCGATATCTAAATTTCCGTTTTCATAAATCCACATATGCATTGCTTTCCCTATCGCATATGAAAGTTCTTTGCCTTGCTGCTCACTAATATTGTTTCTTGACACATTAGGAATTATTTTCTTATTTGTAACATTTACAACTAGCCCCTTTAATTCTATTCCTTCAACCAGAAAGGGAATTTTGATCCTAGCGCCTGAAATTAAAACATTCTTAATGTATATAAAGTCCGTATAATTAAACCAGTACATACCCTTAAATCCGATATCCGTATTGTAAGGAAGAATTTTATCGCCAGTACCGTGAATAACCTTCTTTTCTTCTAAAAAAGTATATGTTGGAGCGTTACTGGAATGTCCAACCTGCCTTCTAAAGTCTGATAAAGTGTAATTCCCAACGATACGATCATAGCCATTGTCGATTAGCACAGAATCGTTATATAATGCTGTATTGGCTGCTATAATGTTTGCATTTTCATAATTGATTTTACCCAAAGCGGCATCAAAGTCTTCTAAAACGTCATATGCTTTTTCGAAATCATCTTCTTCAGATGACGCTATTATAGGTAGACGTAAAAACTTAATTGTACCATCTTTGATATATTCTTTTAATAAGACAGGAGAGCTTACATCTTGCTCTGGCAAGATCTCATTTCTGGCTTCATGATATATAAAACTTTCATCAGCATATATATCAGAGAAATTTTTCCAGTATGTAATGCCTTTATAATTGAAGTTTAAAGCCACTTGAATTCCATCAAAATACTTATCTAGTCTTATGCTTTCAGGATATATTGAGCCAAATTGCTGAAGTTCTATAACTTTAGGAGTTGTTTTCCCGTCTTTTGAGCTTATTAAACTTATGGGAATTTGGCAATCAATAAAATTTTTCTTTATAAAAACTTCTACATTATCTTGACTATTCCCAAAGACGGAAATAAATTGATCATAATCAAGAATTATTTCCGTTCCCTGCGAACGTGGTACATCTTCATACGTCAAGCAAATATATTCACTACTTTTTTCAAATTCAATTTTGTTAGCTCTATTTTCACCATAATATTTTGTAATAACATTTACTTTATCTGACAGCATAAAGCATGCTAAAAACCCTATTCCATAATTTCCAATAGGCGTATATTTATTTCCTTTAAACAAGTAATCATCTGAAACATAATAAGAAACGCCTACATTTAAGAAATACTTTTTCAAAATATCAACTGACATTCCTCGGCCATTATCAAATATAATTACTTGTTTTCTATCCTGATCTAAAATGATATTGATAAAAGGTTGGTATGGACTGTACTTAAATTCATCTTTGTTGTTTGCCTCCTCTTGCATAACCATACAAGCGTCTATGGAGTTTTGAATTAATTCCCGTAATCCATATTTTTTATCTCCATAGATATTTTCACCCATTAGCAAACTTGTAACGGCTTTATAATCAAGAGAGAGCTTGAAATCAGAAAAGTTAAATCCCTTTGTCCTTATCTTGTTATGTACCATCGTGCTTATGGATAAAAGATACCTTTTATCTCGAAAGGTTTCCGAGTAATCAACAGCTCTTTTTAATTCATCATTTATTGAATCAAAATACTTAAGGAGCTTTCTATGTATACTGGGATTTGAACTCTCGCCATAAAATTCTATGTTTTTTCTTCCGGTTTTTGGATTAACAGCGATCTTGTCTTTATTCTCAATAACAAAATGCTGCTTCCATTCTAAATCACCATAATCCTTTGGACTCAAATATTGATATAAATAAAGAGGCGCTCTTTCTTCATCTATATCCAAATAATCAGCTATTCTGAGGAGTAAAGCAATATATTGAGAATTCAACGTCCAATTGCCTTTCATTTGGTCAAGAGATAGATTACTTGTGATCCACTCAAAGTTTTCATTGTGTGCTGCACATATTTTTGCTACATCATCTTTAAAAGAAATGTTAGTATAGCCTGGCACAATGAAACATTCGTTATCCATCTTCATAATGTGATTATATGATCTCATACCATGAATAGGACGGATACATTCCTGTAACGCTACAGTTTCATCCCTATATTTCTGTAGAACTAATGAGTATTTTCTTTCTGTGATGTCTCCCTGCTCTTTTT
This region includes:
- a CDS encoding HD domain-containing protein; this translates as MTKTIKDTKAYSLLLSRNSSFLDKVIKIYDYAVNFLPKINRVFSNYTGHDILHSLNVADYMYDLCDYPDQLSDLELVVMLYSALLHDIGMVVSEQEIDYIKKEQGDITERKYSLVLQKYRDETVALQECIRPIHGMRSYNHIMKMDNECFIVPGYTNISFKDDVAKICAAHNENFEWITSNLSLDQMKGNWTLNSQYIALLLRIADYLDIDEERAPLYLYQYLSPKDYGDLEWKQHFVIENKDKIAVNPKTGRKNIEFYGESSNPSIHRKLLKYFDSINDELKRAVDYSETFRDKRYLLSISTMVHNKIRTKGFNFSDFKLSLDYKAVTSLLMGENIYGDKKYGLRELIQNSIDACMVMQEEANNKDEFKYSPYQPFINIILDQDRKQVIIFDNGRGMSVDILKKYFLNVGVSYYVSDDYLFKGNKYTPIGNYGIGFLACFMLSDKVNVITKYYGENRANKIEFEKSSEYICLTYEDVPRSQGTEIILDYDQFISVFGNSQDNVEVFIKKNFIDCQIPISLISSKDGKTTPKVIELQQFGSIYPESIRLDKYFDGIQVALNFNYKGITYWKNFSDIYADESFIYHEARNEILPEQDVSSPVLLKEYIKDGTIKFLRLPIIASSEEDDFEKAYDVLEDFDAALGKINYENANIIAANTALYNDSVLIDNGYDRIVGNYTLSDFRRQVGHSSNAPTYTFLEEKKVIHGTGDKILPYNTDIGFKGMYWFNYTDFIYIKNVLISGARIKIPFLVEGIELKGLVVNVTNKKIIPNVSRNNISEQQGKELSYAIGKAMHMWIYENGNLDIEEKELLKKFIFTCYPEDNSLLKK